In a genomic window of Cerasicoccus sp. TK19100:
- a CDS encoding type IV pilus twitching motility protein PilT, whose translation MNKDIQIFACLCIGNGVLDVKSCQKLKKLLDDDVELLEFAQAILDHEIFDDFDAMQEMLDQAVEMSEQGDEPPFDPFMELKKKKGGSRPSVVLKPEMSELEPEPESEPKKPSISLRKQPEPEPEPEPVADEPEISDLASAVSAIWQATGEKPPENAVAGVDMSKVEADPSFSSENAKKALFALGEHADQMQEFRKMAEEIFAQMSKPVEERTKPREAVVKTQGAKPVWPDPGRLDPNNASQMRQALIGLLLQASEYGASDVHISADSRLFIRRSRNVEYISESIVSRELSKAINTSVLSDEQREFFDHEKDYDFAMPFDSGPRFRVNLMEHKDGVAGTYRIVPARIPDLADLGFDPQGQETITKLLAYHNGLILVTGPVGAGKTTTLSSLVDILNATRQDHIITVEEPIEVIQKSKECQITQRGVGPHTQTFKSALKGALRQDPDIIVIGEMRDLETIEMAISASETGHLVIGTMHTSDASTTLNRLLDVFPPAQQPQIRAMVAESLRGILCQRLLPAKDGNVALCYELLLKNTAVSALIREGKSEGLSNIIETGKRDGMVLMDNSIMGLWEAGRIDDATAIANLRSDPLKLRIRNGGASAGAQASFVSSQSPEPPKKKGLFGR comes from the coding sequence ATGAACAAGGACATCCAAATCTTTGCCTGCCTGTGCATCGGCAACGGCGTGCTCGATGTTAAATCCTGCCAGAAACTGAAGAAGTTGCTCGATGACGATGTCGAGCTGCTGGAGTTCGCGCAGGCCATTCTGGACCACGAAATCTTTGACGATTTCGACGCGATGCAGGAAATGCTCGATCAGGCTGTGGAAATGTCTGAGCAGGGGGACGAGCCGCCGTTTGACCCCTTCATGGAGCTCAAAAAGAAGAAGGGCGGCTCGCGGCCAAGTGTTGTGCTAAAGCCGGAGATGTCCGAGCTGGAGCCGGAGCCCGAATCGGAGCCCAAGAAGCCGTCTATCAGCTTGCGTAAACAGCCGGAACCCGAGCCCGAGCCAGAGCCAGTGGCGGATGAGCCTGAAATCTCCGACTTGGCCTCGGCGGTCAGCGCGATCTGGCAAGCCACTGGTGAGAAACCGCCGGAAAACGCCGTGGCGGGCGTCGACATGTCCAAAGTCGAGGCCGATCCCAGCTTTTCATCGGAAAATGCCAAGAAAGCGCTCTTCGCACTGGGCGAGCATGCCGACCAGATGCAGGAGTTCCGCAAGATGGCGGAGGAGATTTTTGCCCAGATGAGCAAGCCGGTGGAGGAGCGCACCAAGCCGCGCGAGGCTGTGGTGAAGACTCAGGGCGCGAAACCGGTTTGGCCGGACCCGGGCCGCCTCGATCCGAACAATGCCAGCCAGATGCGCCAGGCGCTGATCGGGCTGCTGCTCCAAGCCTCGGAATACGGCGCGAGTGATGTCCACATTTCGGCGGATAGCCGGTTGTTTATCCGTCGCAGCCGCAACGTGGAATACATCTCGGAGTCCATCGTGTCGCGGGAGCTTTCCAAGGCGATTAATACTAGCGTGCTTAGCGACGAGCAGCGGGAGTTTTTTGACCACGAGAAGGATTACGACTTTGCCATGCCGTTCGACTCCGGCCCGCGCTTTCGCGTGAACCTGATGGAGCACAAGGATGGCGTGGCGGGCACGTATCGCATTGTGCCGGCGCGAATTCCCGACCTGGCCGACCTCGGTTTCGATCCGCAGGGGCAGGAGACGATTACGAAGCTGCTTGCTTATCACAACGGCTTGATCCTCGTCACCGGGCCCGTCGGAGCGGGCAAGACGACCACGCTTTCCTCGTTGGTGGACATCCTTAACGCCACGCGTCAAGACCACATCATTACGGTCGAAGAGCCGATCGAGGTCATCCAAAAATCCAAGGAGTGCCAGATCACGCAACGCGGCGTTGGCCCGCATACACAGACTTTCAAGAGTGCGCTCAAGGGGGCCTTGCGCCAGGACCCGGACATCATCGTGATCGGCGAAATGCGCGACCTGGAAACCATCGAAATGGCGATCAGTGCCTCGGAAACCGGTCACCTCGTGATCGGCACGATGCACACCAGTGACGCCTCCACGACGCTCAATCGTCTGCTCGATGTGTTTCCGCCCGCCCAGCAGCCGCAGATTCGCGCGATGGTGGCCGAGAGTCTGCGCGGTATCTTGTGTCAGCGTCTGCTACCGGCCAAGGACGGCAACGTTGCCCTTTGCTACGAGCTTTTGCTCAAAAACACCGCCGTGTCCGCGCTGATTCGCGAAGGCAAATCCGAGGGCTTGAGCAACATTATCGAGACCGGCAAACGCGATGGCATGGTCCTGATGGACAACTCCATCATGGGCCTGTGGGAAGCGGGCCGTATTGACGACGCAACTGCGATTGCCAACCTCCGCAGCGACCCGCTAAAGTTGCGCATTCGCAATGGCGGAGCAAGTGCTGGCGCTCAGGCTTCGTTCGTTTCTTCTCAGTCGCCGGAACCACCCAAGAAGAAGGGTCTCTTCGGACGTTAA
- a CDS encoding glycosyltransferase: MKIAIVQDWLRTGGTEKHTVHLANRFAAAGHDAVVVTCRPRGALAKNLNARHISLQPIDTHCNIWTPGLTTTLRAEAPEIILLMGKVANCRGLRIKERVPESVIIGTLRTGNAIPHHYERSLCLDDAVVCNSNWTAERAKKIGVAHDRVLVAPNAVGRKWDWEQHDQLRAKIRAEEGVGGAPVLVKVAAFRPGKGQMELIHALANFRPGSDWRLWLAGDGVTRRECEAACRNFGLANKVKFWGNVADPYPLLAGADVAVFASQAESQPNALVEAQWCGLPVVAYCTGGVRECFIPGESGYAVPLNDASAFREKLGALLDDTPLLEQMSERGRAFAVKKFQSGDNAACYLDLFERLLKKRRTAI; the protein is encoded by the coding sequence GTGAAGATCGCAATCGTCCAGGACTGGCTGCGCACGGGCGGGACAGAGAAGCACACCGTGCATCTGGCTAACCGCTTTGCCGCTGCGGGCCACGACGCCGTGGTGGTGACGTGCCGGCCGCGTGGGGCCTTGGCGAAAAACCTGAATGCGCGCCACATTTCGCTGCAGCCCATCGACACGCATTGCAACATCTGGACGCCGGGGCTGACGACTACTCTACGCGCCGAAGCACCCGAGATCATTTTGCTCATGGGCAAGGTGGCCAATTGCCGCGGTTTGCGTATTAAAGAGCGCGTGCCGGAGTCGGTCATCATTGGCACGCTTCGCACGGGTAACGCGATCCCGCATCACTACGAGCGCAGTTTGTGCCTGGACGACGCCGTGGTGTGCAACTCCAACTGGACCGCCGAGCGCGCCAAGAAAATCGGCGTGGCGCACGACCGCGTGCTCGTCGCCCCCAACGCAGTGGGCCGCAAATGGGACTGGGAGCAACATGATCAACTCCGCGCCAAAATCCGCGCGGAGGAGGGCGTGGGCGGGGCCCCCGTATTGGTGAAAGTGGCGGCCTTTCGTCCGGGCAAAGGTCAGATGGAGCTGATCCATGCGCTGGCAAATTTTCGCCCGGGCTCAGACTGGCGTCTCTGGTTGGCGGGGGATGGCGTGACGCGCCGCGAATGCGAGGCAGCGTGCCGTAACTTTGGCTTGGCCAATAAGGTGAAATTCTGGGGCAACGTGGCCGATCCATACCCGCTTTTGGCGGGCGCAGATGTGGCGGTGTTCGCCTCGCAGGCGGAGTCTCAGCCCAATGCGCTGGTCGAGGCGCAGTGGTGCGGGTTGCCTGTGGTTGCCTACTGCACCGGGGGCGTGCGCGAGTGTTTCATCCCCGGCGAGAGCGGCTATGCCGTGCCTTTAAATGACGCCAGTGCATTTCGCGAAAAGCTGGGTGCTCTGCTGGATGACACGCCTCTATTGGAGCAGATGAGTGAGCGCGGACGAGCCTTTGCCGTGAAGAAATTTCAATCTGGCGACAATGCCGCGTGCTACCTGGATTTGTTTGAGCGCCTGCTGAAAAAGCGCCGCACTGCGATCTAG
- the rsmI gene encoding 16S rRNA (cytidine(1402)-2'-O)-methyltransferase, protein MDDSSAEQLEPGLYVVSTPIGNLGDLSARAIRVLRLAALIACEDTRTTGRLLAHIESQQPTVSYHEHNELARATELADKIEAGQAIALVSDAGTPTLSDPGFRVVRECKRRGLPVIPVPGASALLASLAASGVPTDAFFYAGFLPPKSAARRTFLERHKDFPHTIILYESCHRIEKFIAEMADVLGPERVVCLARELTKKYETIRTAPLKELAAGGNSIKVKGEFVVLIATEGFTL, encoded by the coding sequence ATGGATGATTCCTCCGCAGAGCAACTGGAGCCGGGGCTCTATGTCGTCTCCACGCCAATTGGCAACCTTGGCGACCTGTCTGCGCGCGCGATTCGTGTGCTCCGGCTAGCTGCGTTGATTGCCTGCGAAGATACGCGTACGACCGGTCGACTGCTTGCGCACATTGAGTCACAGCAGCCCACGGTTTCCTACCACGAGCACAACGAGCTGGCCCGCGCCACCGAACTGGCGGACAAAATCGAAGCCGGGCAGGCCATCGCCCTGGTCTCCGATGCGGGCACACCCACGCTCAGCGATCCCGGCTTTCGTGTCGTACGTGAGTGCAAACGCCGCGGCCTTCCGGTGATTCCTGTTCCGGGTGCATCGGCGCTGTTGGCCTCATTGGCCGCCAGCGGGGTGCCGACTGACGCATTTTTCTACGCGGGCTTTTTGCCGCCAAAGTCCGCGGCCCGCCGCACCTTTTTGGAGCGTCACAAGGACTTTCCCCACACGATTATCCTGTATGAGTCGTGCCACCGTATTGAAAAATTCATTGCGGAGATGGCGGACGTCCTCGGGCCGGAGCGCGTAGTCTGTCTCGCACGCGAACTCACTAAAAAATACGAAACGATTCGCACCGCACCGCTCAAAGAACTTGCGGCAGGTGGAAATTCGATTAAGGTCAAAGGTGAGTTCGTCGTACTAATTGCAACCGAAGGTTTTACATTATGA
- the trpA gene encoding tryptophan synthase subunit alpha gives MSRISQAFQKGRETGRPLFVSYLCAGDPSFETSLEACRALIEAGADILELGAPFSDPLADGLTNQLAAQRALEGGMTQAKVLDLVREIRKFSEVPVVLYTYYNLVFAPGEADYARQAKEAGVDGFLVLDLPPEEADSWQKVCADEGLGTVFILAPTTPRERIAKIANAATGFLYYVSRTGVTGERAELSADLKDSVAQIRSVTDVPLVVGFGVSRPEHVKTIGSVADGVVVGSALVNCLASNVEQPEAGVSALRAKADELIGALA, from the coding sequence ATGAGTCGCATTTCCCAAGCATTCCAAAAAGGCCGCGAAACCGGCCGCCCTCTATTCGTTTCCTACCTCTGCGCGGGCGATCCCAGCTTTGAGACCTCGCTGGAAGCCTGCCGCGCGCTCATTGAGGCCGGTGCCGACATTTTGGAGCTCGGCGCGCCGTTTTCCGATCCGCTGGCCGACGGCTTGACCAACCAACTGGCCGCGCAACGCGCCTTGGAAGGCGGCATGACGCAGGCCAAGGTGCTGGACCTCGTCCGCGAGATTCGCAAATTCAGCGAAGTGCCGGTCGTTCTCTATACCTATTACAACCTCGTCTTCGCGCCGGGTGAGGCCGACTATGCGCGCCAGGCCAAGGAAGCCGGCGTCGATGGATTCCTCGTGCTCGACTTGCCGCCCGAAGAGGCCGACAGCTGGCAAAAAGTTTGCGCGGACGAGGGCTTGGGCACCGTCTTCATCCTAGCCCCCACCACCCCACGCGAGCGCATTGCGAAAATAGCAAACGCCGCCACAGGCTTTCTTTACTACGTATCGCGCACCGGCGTCACCGGTGAGCGGGCCGAGTTGTCCGCTGACTTAAAGGACTCCGTGGCGCAGATTCGCTCCGTAACGGATGTGCCGCTGGTCGTCGGCTTCGGCGTCTCCCGCCCTGAGCACGTGAAGACCATTGGCTCCGTGGCCGATGGCGTCGTGGTCGGCAGCGCCTTGGTCAACTGCCTGGCGTCCAACGTCGAGCAACCGGAGGCGGGCGTATCCGCCCTCCGCGCCAAGGCAGACGAGTTGATCGGTGCCCTCGCCTAG
- a CDS encoding SDR family NAD(P)-dependent oxidoreductase — translation MQPLSQRYRTALVTGASSGLGRAFAEMLLAEGVEVWATSRDAQRLPMHDQLHPLALDLADGRSMEAFMRGMHPLFPEIDILVNNAGNGVFGAFEEIAPNDIGEQLRVLLHGPIALCHQVYPHMMARGGGAIVNVASLARDFPLPYFSLYNAAKAGLSNFTRSLQTECVDSGVTVIDFQPGDFKTAFNASSKRAEDFSNERVAQAWASHEKHLNAGPDPKKAALDLRAALQREKSGVVRTGDFFQAAIAPFLTRFSSWNLTERVMRAYYKL, via the coding sequence TCGGGTTTGGGCCGCGCCTTTGCCGAAATGCTCCTGGCCGAAGGCGTGGAGGTGTGGGCGACCAGTCGCGACGCCCAGCGCTTGCCCATGCACGACCAACTGCACCCGCTGGCGCTTGATCTGGCTGATGGCCGCAGCATGGAGGCCTTTATGCGCGGCATGCATCCGCTGTTTCCGGAGATCGATATCCTCGTGAACAACGCGGGCAACGGCGTTTTTGGCGCGTTTGAGGAGATCGCCCCCAACGACATCGGCGAGCAACTGCGCGTGCTATTGCATGGGCCGATCGCGCTTTGCCATCAAGTTTATCCGCACATGATGGCGCGCGGTGGCGGTGCGATTGTCAACGTGGCCTCGCTGGCAAGGGATTTCCCGCTACCGTATTTCAGCCTCTACAATGCGGCCAAGGCCGGTCTTTCGAACTTTACCCGCAGCCTGCAAACCGAGTGCGTCGACAGCGGCGTGACCGTGATTGACTTCCAACCTGGCGACTTTAAGACGGCGTTCAATGCCTCCTCCAAACGGGCCGAGGACTTCAGCAACGAACGCGTTGCGCAAGCTTGGGCGAGCCACGAAAAACACCTCAACGCCGGGCCCGATCCGAAGAAGGCTGCGCTGGATCTGCGCGCCGCACTGCAGCGTGAGAAGAGCGGCGTCGTCCGCACGGGGGACTTTTTTCAGGCCGCGATTGCACCGTTTCTCACGCGCTTTAGCTCGTGGAACCTGACCGAGCGCGTCATGCGTGCCTACTACAAGCTGTGA
- a CDS encoding glucose-6-phosphate isomerase produces MSWDRFKENYLFIEQLDFALDISRMNFADDYFETMKPKIDKAIAAMEELEGGAIANPDENRMVGHYWLRDASLAPTPELQKEIADTEQSIKDFAKKVLGGEIQGSAGKFENLLCIGIGGSALGPEFVNQALGNPASDPMHVFFFDNTDPNGIDKVLAQLDGKLGKTLAVVTSKSGGTPETRNGMVEAENAWAKAGLKFGQHAVAITGVGSKLDKHAVENGWLTRFPMWDWVGGRTSELAAVGLVPAALSGYDIDAMLLGAKEMDAVTRVKDFKRNPAALLALMWYYATDGAGKKDMVILPYKDRLELFSRYLQQLVMESLGKELDLDGNTVHQGIAVYGNKGSTDQHAYVQQLRDGVLNFFATFIEVHTDRAGESPKVEADFTAGDFLQGFFLGTRDALDEKGRESITITVKDVTPHTVGMLIALYERAVGLYGSLVNINAYHQPGVEAGKKAAAITLELRQKIVDTLTAKAGEAFTAEQLAAELGLESKTELIFKLLDHMAANQNRPLRKLVGEPFYESKYLIEQ; encoded by the coding sequence ATGTCCTGGGATCGTTTTAAAGAAAACTACTTATTTATCGAACAGCTCGACTTCGCGCTCGACATCAGCCGCATGAATTTTGCGGACGATTACTTCGAGACGATGAAGCCGAAGATCGACAAGGCTATCGCTGCGATGGAAGAACTCGAGGGTGGCGCTATCGCCAACCCCGATGAAAACCGCATGGTCGGCCACTATTGGCTGCGCGACGCGAGCCTGGCACCCACGCCGGAGTTGCAAAAGGAAATTGCCGATACCGAACAGTCGATTAAGGACTTCGCCAAGAAGGTCCTCGGCGGTGAGATCCAGGGCTCGGCGGGTAAGTTTGAAAACCTCCTGTGCATTGGCATTGGCGGCTCGGCCCTCGGCCCGGAGTTCGTCAACCAGGCGCTCGGCAATCCCGCCAGCGACCCGATGCACGTCTTCTTCTTTGATAACACGGACCCGAACGGCATCGACAAGGTGCTGGCGCAGCTCGATGGCAAGCTCGGCAAGACGCTGGCCGTCGTCACCTCCAAGAGCGGTGGCACGCCCGAGACGCGCAATGGCATGGTCGAGGCGGAAAACGCCTGGGCCAAGGCTGGCCTGAAGTTCGGTCAACACGCCGTGGCGATTACCGGCGTTGGCTCCAAGCTGGACAAGCATGCCGTGGAAAACGGCTGGCTGACGCGCTTCCCAATGTGGGACTGGGTGGGTGGCCGCACGTCTGAGCTCGCAGCCGTGGGTCTCGTCCCCGCTGCGCTGTCGGGCTACGACATCGACGCCATGCTCCTCGGTGCGAAGGAGATGGACGCCGTTACCCGCGTGAAGGACTTTAAGCGCAATCCGGCTGCGCTGCTGGCGCTCATGTGGTACTATGCGACCGATGGCGCGGGCAAAAAGGACATGGTGATCCTGCCTTACAAGGATCGCCTGGAGCTTTTCTCCCGCTACTTGCAGCAGCTCGTCATGGAGTCGCTCGGCAAGGAGCTCGACCTTGACGGAAACACCGTTCACCAGGGCATCGCCGTTTACGGTAACAAGGGCTCGACCGACCAGCACGCCTACGTGCAGCAGCTGCGCGACGGCGTCTTGAATTTCTTTGCGACCTTTATCGAGGTCCACACCGACCGCGCCGGCGAGTCTCCCAAGGTGGAGGCCGACTTTACCGCGGGCGACTTCCTGCAGGGCTTCTTCCTGGGCACGCGCGACGCGCTGGATGAGAAGGGCCGCGAGTCGATCACCATCACCGTCAAGGACGTCACCCCGCACACGGTCGGCATGCTGATCGCCCTTTACGAGCGTGCCGTGGGTCTCTACGGATCACTCGTTAACATCAATGCCTACCACCAGCCAGGCGTAGAAGCCGGTAAAAAGGCCGCCGCGATCACGCTGGAGCTCCGCCAGAAGATCGTCGACACGCTTACGGCCAAGGCCGGAGAAGCCTTTACCGCAGAACAACTTGCTGCGGAATTAGGTCTTGAATCGAAAACCGAACTCATTTTTAAATTGCTAGATCATATGGCGGCCAACCAGAATCGCCCCTTACGCAAGCTGGTTGGTGAGCCTTTCTACGAATCTAAATACCTGATTGAGCAGTAA
- the purH gene encoding bifunctional phosphoribosylaminoimidazolecarboxamide formyltransferase/IMP cyclohydrolase, translating to MPKQALISVSDKAGVVDFATSLVKEHDYVILSTGGTAKILAEAGLPVTEVGDYTGFPEMMEGRIKTLHPKIHGGLLCRRDKEDHLAQAKEHNIGMIDLVCVNLYPFEATVANRDATFEDAIENIDIGGPSMLRSAAKNHASVSVVCDPADYDRVLAAMKEGDEALTALRRELALKTFQRTAAYDAAISNYLDNKLASEIPGGTLGLPTQINVNLKRAQTLRYGENPHQKAALFGRFHECFEQLQGKELSYNNLIDITAAAYLIGEFEKPTVAILKHTNPCGVASDLNLVTAWEQAFETDKQAPFGGIIVMNRTLDADLAKIISSIFCEVIIAPDFTAEAREIFAKKKNLRLMVSRDWLRAESLQEVKTVIGGVLLQDRDSKKIDPREFKVVTKRQPTEEEWAALLFGWRVVKHVKSNAIVYAKPERTIGVGAGQMSRVDSSKIAVWKAGEAGLGLDGSVICSDAFFPFPDGLIAAADAGARAAIQPGGSVKDADVIAAADERDMAMVFTGTRHFKH from the coding sequence ATGCCCAAGCAAGCCCTTATTTCGGTCAGTGATAAAGCAGGCGTGGTGGATTTCGCCACGTCGCTCGTTAAGGAGCACGATTACGTGATCCTCTCCACCGGCGGCACCGCCAAGATTCTTGCGGAGGCGGGTCTGCCCGTCACCGAGGTTGGCGACTACACCGGCTTCCCGGAGATGATGGAAGGCCGCATTAAAACACTGCACCCGAAGATCCACGGCGGGCTGCTCTGCCGCCGCGACAAGGAAGACCACCTGGCCCAGGCCAAGGAGCACAACATCGGCATGATCGATCTGGTCTGCGTGAATCTTTACCCGTTCGAGGCGACCGTGGCCAACCGCGATGCTACCTTCGAAGACGCCATTGAAAATATCGACATCGGTGGCCCGTCCATGCTCCGCAGCGCCGCCAAGAACCACGCCAGCGTGAGCGTGGTCTGCGACCCGGCTGACTACGACCGTGTGCTCGCCGCGATGAAGGAAGGCGATGAGGCCCTGACTGCGCTCCGTCGCGAGCTGGCGCTCAAGACCTTCCAGCGCACCGCCGCCTACGACGCCGCGATCAGCAATTACCTGGACAACAAGCTCGCCAGCGAAATCCCGGGCGGCACGCTCGGCCTGCCGACGCAAATCAACGTCAACCTCAAGCGCGCGCAAACGCTCCGCTACGGCGAAAACCCGCACCAGAAGGCGGCGCTTTTTGGTCGTTTCCACGAGTGCTTCGAGCAGCTTCAGGGCAAGGAGCTTTCTTACAACAACCTGATCGACATCACCGCCGCGGCCTACCTGATCGGCGAGTTTGAGAAGCCGACCGTGGCCATTCTCAAGCACACGAACCCATGTGGCGTCGCCTCGGACCTGAACCTCGTCACTGCGTGGGAGCAGGCTTTCGAGACTGATAAGCAAGCTCCATTTGGCGGCATTATCGTGATGAACCGCACGCTCGACGCCGACTTGGCCAAGATCATTTCCTCCATTTTCTGCGAGGTGATCATCGCGCCGGACTTCACAGCCGAAGCCCGCGAAATCTTTGCCAAAAAGAAGAACCTGCGCCTGATGGTTTCCCGCGACTGGCTGCGCGCCGAGTCCCTGCAAGAGGTCAAGACCGTCATTGGCGGCGTGCTCCTCCAAGACCGCGACAGCAAGAAGATCGACCCGCGCGAGTTTAAGGTCGTCACCAAGCGCCAACCCACCGAGGAAGAATGGGCCGCGCTGCTCTTCGGCTGGCGCGTGGTTAAGCACGTGAAGTCCAACGCCATTGTTTACGCCAAGCCCGAGCGCACGATTGGCGTTGGCGCGGGCCAGATGTCCCGCGTGGATTCCAGCAAGATCGCCGTTTGGAAAGCCGGCGAAGCCGGACTCGGTCTCGATGGCAGCGTGATTTGCTCGGATGCCTTTTTCCCATTCCCGGACGGCCTGATTGCCGCTGCCGACGCCGGTGCCCGCGCCGCAATCCAGCCCGGCGGCTCCGTCAAGGACGCCGATGTCATCGCCGCCGCTGACGAACGCGACATGGCCATGGTCTTCACCGGCACCCGCCACTTCAAACACTAA
- a CDS encoding type II secretion system protein → MNMLPKYHYRSAFTLVELLVVVAIIGILAAILIPAVGAVRNSAQKSNGVNNMRNIGAGISMYTQDNLGAYPGPLWPGQVPFYEPDRGEEDGRLAYFLSPYLDVTDSPTPPTRVESMIPPAYPLEEMLAAGVTEPRTFILNDKAENPNTNEIINPWGVHPNLTENESETIPVTTSRIIDPAATWAMMDVDQKHPRVGSWSSSTPEAPIYGNVRLALFFDGHVEEVSVSDGLPL, encoded by the coding sequence ATGAATATGCTTCCAAAATACCACTACCGCTCCGCATTTACCTTGGTGGAGCTGCTCGTCGTCGTCGCCATCATCGGTATTCTCGCCGCTATCCTGATCCCCGCCGTGGGGGCCGTTCGCAACTCCGCGCAGAAGTCTAACGGCGTCAACAACATGCGTAATATCGGTGCCGGCATCAGCATGTATACTCAGGATAACCTGGGTGCCTACCCAGGCCCGCTGTGGCCGGGACAGGTCCCCTTTTATGAGCCCGACCGCGGCGAGGAAGACGGCCGACTGGCCTATTTTCTGTCTCCCTATCTGGATGTGACGGATAGCCCGACGCCTCCCACCCGTGTCGAGTCGATGATCCCGCCTGCCTACCCGCTGGAAGAAATGCTCGCTGCCGGTGTCACCGAGCCACGCACCTTTATTCTGAACGACAAGGCCGAAAACCCGAATACTAATGAAATCATCAACCCCTGGGGCGTGCATCCAAATTTAACGGAAAACGAGAGCGAAACGATCCCGGTGACCACCTCACGCATTATCGACCCCGCCGCAACCTGGGCCATGATGGACGTCGATCAAAAGCACCCGCGCGTTGGCAGTTGGTCCAGCAGCACCCCCGAAGCACCCATTTACGGAAATGTCCGCCTGGCGCTGTTCTTCGATGGCCACGTCGAAGAAGTCTCCGTCTCGGATGGATTGCCTTTGTAG
- a CDS encoding glyoxalase superfamily protein yields the protein MILATIPVIRVKDAPTAEAFYCGKLGFTKQWEFIPGDKPNPAYLGLQRDNRWVYVSSFTGDGIVGSVVNFVVDNVDALYEEFKEHNVAFALEPFDQSWGNREMYLDDPDGNKLRFIQES from the coding sequence ATGATACTCGCCACGATACCCGTCATCCGCGTCAAAGACGCACCAACCGCCGAGGCCTTCTACTGCGGTAAACTGGGCTTCACGAAGCAGTGGGAATTTATTCCCGGCGACAAGCCGAACCCCGCTTACCTGGGGCTGCAGCGTGACAATCGCTGGGTGTATGTTTCCTCGTTTACGGGAGATGGTATTGTCGGCAGCGTGGTGAACTTCGTCGTGGATAACGTCGACGCGCTTTACGAAGAGTTTAAAGAGCACAATGTCGCCTTTGCCCTGGAACCGTTCGATCAATCCTGGGGCAACCGCGAGATGTATCTCGACGACCCTGACGGCAACAAACTCCGCTTCATTCAGGAGTCGTAA
- a CDS encoding type IV pilus twitching motility protein PilT, with translation MAEIDALLSGMLDNDGSDLHLTVGSPPKIRASGAIVPLTDEVITAKKMATLLSQITNETRWNHYLETRDLDLAYEIKGLARFRGSYFYNHWGQAAVFRQIPAEILSFDTLKLPEVLREVCAYKEGLVFVTGPTGSGKSTTLAAMIDYINDNYQKHIITIEDPVEFVHPNKKSVIVHREVGEHSHSFANALRGAMRADPDIILVGEMRELETIKLALGCASMGMLVFGTLHTNNAPKTVDRIIDAFPAEEQGQIRIMLSGCLSCVVSQLLCKKVPKGRVAVHEILLKHDALPNTIRSGKTSAIRGIIESSMASGMRMMDFSIKQQLDAGNITGNEAYMKAADKEAFKQYLT, from the coding sequence ATGGCTGAAATCGACGCACTGCTCTCCGGAATGCTGGATAACGACGGATCGGACCTCCACCTCACCGTGGGTTCGCCGCCGAAGATTCGGGCCTCGGGGGCCATCGTGCCGCTGACGGACGAGGTCATCACGGCCAAGAAAATGGCGACGCTCCTCAGCCAGATCACCAATGAGACGCGCTGGAATCATTATCTGGAAACGCGTGACCTCGACCTGGCCTACGAAATCAAGGGCCTGGCGCGTTTTCGTGGCAGCTATTTTTATAATCACTGGGGGCAGGCGGCCGTCTTTCGCCAGATTCCGGCCGAGATTTTATCCTTCGATACGCTGAAGCTGCCCGAGGTGCTGCGCGAGGTCTGCGCGTATAAAGAGGGGCTCGTTTTTGTGACCGGGCCGACCGGTTCGGGTAAGTCGACCACGCTTGCGGCGATGATCGACTACATCAACGACAACTACCAGAAGCACATCATCACGATCGAAGACCCGGTCGAGTTCGTGCACCCGAATAAAAAGAGCGTCATCGTGCACCGGGAAGTCGGCGAGCACAGCCACTCGTTTGCCAATGCGCTGCGCGGTGCTATGCGCGCCGACCCGGACATCATTCTCGTGGGCGAAATGCGTGAGCTGGAGACAATCAAGCTCGCGCTCGGCTGCGCCTCGATGGGCATGCTCGTCTTTGGCACGCTGCACACCAACAACGCCCCCAAGACCGTCGACCGCATCATCGACGCGTTCCCGGCGGAAGAGCAGGGCCAAATCCGCATCATGCTTTCGGGCTGCCTCTCGTGCGTGGTCTCGCAGCTACTCTGCAAAAAGGTGCCCAAAGGGCGCGTGGCGGTACACGAAATTTTGCTCAAGCACGACGCCTTGCCCAACACTATCCGCAGCGGCAAGACCAGCGCGATTCGCGGCATCATTGAGAGCAGCATGGCTTCCGGCATGCGCATGATGGACTTCTCCATCAAGCAACAGCTCGACGCCGGCAACATTACCGGCAACGAAGCCTACATGAAGGCCGCCGACAAGGAAGCCTTCAAGCAATACCTCACCTAG